A region from the Vicia villosa cultivar HV-30 ecotype Madison, WI linkage group LG3, Vvil1.0, whole genome shotgun sequence genome encodes:
- the LOC131659730 gene encoding uncharacterized protein LOC131659730, with product MERYMADSTDKSSSSGNPNKKRVRGPTMMTQIDKRCCILKDEWKDIDNGIKEAIWVDVQEKSRKGRENVAKNVYPHVLSRGGYRMLEETIKNERISSRDDSTLDDNGSPSPPSRHELWKRARQKKGGEYTSKSTQAVAEKIDSLVEEAEKCVFVPHGRNDILTAALGTSEHGGRVCGVGKHHKQST from the exons ATGGAAAG atACATGGCTGATTCAACCGACAAGTCCTCTTCATCTGGTAATCCTAATAAAAAAAGAGTTAGAGGTCCAACTATGATGACACAAATTGACAAA AGATGTTGTATTTTGAAAGATGAGTGGAAAGACATAGATAATGGAATAAAAGAAGCTATATGGGTTGATGTTCAG gAAAAAAGTCGAAAGGGTAGAGAGAATGTGGCTAAGAATGTATACCCACACGTATTATCTCGTGGAGGGTATCGCATGCTCGAGGAGACAATTAAAAATGAAAGGATATCATCAAGGGATGATTCTACATTAGATGATAATGGTAGTCCATCTCCACCGTCACGCCATGAGTTATGGAAGAGAGCACGACAAAAGAAAGGAGGAGAATACACATCAAAGTCTACACAAGCTGTTGCGGAGAAAATT GATTCTCTAGTTGAAGAAGCTGAAAAATGTGTCTTTGTTCCACATGGACGTAACGATATCTTAACAGCAGCCCTTGGAACATCTGAGCATGGCGGCCGTGTTTGTGGTGTTGGAAAACACCATAAACAAAGCACTTAA